The Victivallis sp. Marseille-Q1083 genome has a window encoding:
- the dxr gene encoding 1-deoxy-D-xylulose-5-phosphate reductoisomerase yields MNRKRVVVLGATGSIGENAFRVLEKFPERFDVVGLVARNNIARLAQQARVLHCRQVVTTDPAKRESLQNLLPHGYYAFGGESAVIDLVCSSEVDVVLCAIVGTGGVQPVLAALQAGKTVALASKEVLVMAGELVMNLIYSGHGRIIPVDSEHSAIFQCLSGRSPGELEHIMLTASGGAFRDAGIEEMRRATPERALAHPTWSMGPKVTIDSASLMNKALEIVEAGYLFGVGPEKIRVVIHPQSIVHSMIELKDGSILAQLAQTDMRFAIQYALSYPERLNGELPRLQLKDLCRLEFREPDRRRFPSIGFAEEALRRGGTMPAVMNAANEVAVAAFCQGRLRFTDIWTVIERTMRAHRVEAQRDLATVLAADRWAREFAGAVEL; encoded by the coding sequence ATGAATAGGAAACGAGTGGTTGTCCTGGGCGCGACCGGTTCCATCGGGGAAAACGCCTTTCGCGTCCTGGAAAAATTTCCGGAGCGCTTCGATGTCGTCGGCCTGGTGGCCCGCAACAATATTGCCCGTCTGGCCCAGCAGGCGCGGGTGCTGCATTGCCGCCAGGTTGTCACCACCGACCCGGCCAAACGGGAAAGTTTGCAGAATCTGCTGCCGCACGGTTATTATGCCTTCGGCGGCGAATCGGCGGTAATCGATCTGGTCTGCAGTTCGGAGGTCGATGTCGTCTTGTGCGCCATCGTCGGCACCGGCGGCGTCCAACCGGTGCTGGCGGCGCTGCAGGCCGGCAAGACGGTGGCGCTGGCCAGCAAGGAAGTGCTGGTGATGGCCGGCGAACTGGTGATGAATTTGATCTACTCCGGCCACGGCCGGATTATCCCGGTCGACAGTGAACACAGCGCTATTTTTCAGTGTCTCTCCGGAAGATCGCCGGGCGAATTGGAACATATCATGTTGACGGCGTCCGGCGGCGCGTTCCGCGATGCCGGAATCGAAGAGATGCGCCGGGCGACGCCGGAGCGGGCATTGGCCCATCCGACCTGGTCGATGGGGCCCAAAGTGACCATCGATTCGGCGTCATTGATGAACAAGGCGCTGGAGATTGTCGAAGCCGGTTATCTGTTCGGCGTCGGACCGGAGAAAATCCGGGTGGTCATCCATCCGCAGTCGATCGTTCATTCGATGATCGAATTGAAGGACGGGTCGATTCTGGCGCAGTTGGCGCAAACCGATATGCGTTTCGCCATCCAGTATGCGTTGAGTTATCCGGAGCGCTTGAATGGCGAATTGCCGCGGCTGCAATTGAAGGATCTGTGCCGTTTGGAATTCCGGGAGCCGGACCGGCGGCGCTTCCCGTCCATCGGCTTTGCCGAGGAGGCTTTGCGGCGCGGCGGGACGATGCCGGCGGTGATGAATGCCGCCAATGAAGTGGCCGTCGCGGCGTTTTGCCAGGGCAGGCTGCGTTTCACCGACATCTGGACGGTGATCGAGCGGACCATGCGGGCGCACCGGGTCGAAGCGCAGCGCGATCTGGCGACGGTGCTGGCGGCCGACCGCTGGGCGAGGGAGTTCGCCGGCGCGGTGGAGTTGTAA
- the folE gene encoding GTP cyclohydrolase I FolE, with translation MEDAVRQILQAIGEDPEREGLLDTPKRVRKSFEYLMGGYRKNLAAVINGALFEAESDDMIIVRDIEFYSMCEHHMLPFFGKCHVGYIPQKKILGVSKVARIVDMFSRRLQIQERLTRQIAEAIMQTVDAEGVGVVMEAKHLCMQMRGVEKQHSMMTTSAMQGSFRAEGPTRAEFLRLIRG, from the coding sequence ATGGAAGATGCAGTGCGGCAGATTTTGCAGGCGATCGGCGAAGACCCGGAACGGGAAGGATTGCTGGATACGCCGAAACGGGTCCGCAAAAGTTTTGAATATTTGATGGGCGGTTACCGTAAAAATCTTGCCGCCGTGATCAACGGTGCTTTGTTCGAAGCGGAATCGGACGATATGATCATCGTCCGGGATATTGAATTTTACAGCATGTGCGAGCATCATATGCTGCCGTTCTTCGGCAAGTGCCACGTCGGTTACATCCCGCAGAAAAAAATTCTCGGCGTCAGCAAAGTGGCGCGGATTGTCGATATGTTTTCCCGGCGACTGCAGATTCAGGAGCGTTTGACCAGGCAGATTGCCGAGGCAATCATGCAGACGGTGGACGCCGAAGGCGTCGGGGTGGTAATGGAGGCCAAACATCTGTGCATGCAGATGCGCGGGGTCGAAAAGCAGCATTCGATGATGACGACTTCGGCAATGCAGGGCTCGTTCCGGGCGGAAGGTCCGACCCGGGCGGAATTCCTGCGGTTGATCCGCGGTTGA
- the dtd gene encoding D-aminoacyl-tRNA deacylase — translation MRALVQRVSSGAVCVGTEQLGAIGKGLVILLGVTHADTAADVDFLAEKCVNLRIFADEAGKMNRSLADLGGAALIVSQFTLYADCSHGRRPGFAEAAPPEQAERLYDLFVDRVKRSGIGVATGRFGAEMQLEIHNDGPVTLLVESRK, via the coding sequence ATGCGGGCATTGGTGCAGCGGGTTTCTTCCGGCGCGGTTTGCGTTGGAACGGAGCAGCTCGGCGCGATCGGAAAAGGTTTGGTCATTCTGCTGGGAGTGACGCATGCCGATACGGCTGCCGACGTCGATTTTCTGGCGGAGAAATGCGTCAATCTGCGGATTTTTGCCGACGAAGCCGGCAAAATGAACCGCTCCTTGGCCGACCTCGGCGGCGCGGCATTGATTGTTTCACAATTTACGTTGTACGCAGATTGTTCGCACGGCCGCCGTCCCGGCTTTGCCGAGGCGGCGCCGCCGGAACAGGCCGAACGATTGTACGATTTATTTGTCGATCGGGTGAAGCGCTCCGGCATCGGAGTCGCCACCGGGCGGTTCGGCGCCGAGATGCAATTGGAGATCCACAACGACGGGCCGGTGACTTTGCTGGTGGAATCCCGCAAATGA